The following proteins come from a genomic window of Aphelocoma coerulescens isolate FSJ_1873_10779 chromosome 29, UR_Acoe_1.0, whole genome shotgun sequence:
- the TAC3 gene encoding tachykinin-3, whose protein sequence is MKNRPVLAVLLFLALPLALARRAPAAAPPGPAPLAQGMPVPEPLPWSVRGSPGAAAAAAALELLREEGAGPPAAPQKRDMHDFFVGLMGKRAAEPGRATGRGSGGPAPRCSPGPPAPGEAPLRAA, encoded by the exons ATGAAGAACCGACCGGTGCTGGCGGTGCTGCTCTTCCTGGCGCTGCCGCTCGCCCtcgcccgccgcgcccccgccgccgccccgccgggccccgcgcCCCTCGCACAG GGGATGCCCGTCCCGGAGCCGCTGCCGTGGAGCGTCcgcggcagccccggggccgccgccgccgccgccgcgctggAGCTGCTGCGGGAGGAGGGCGCCG GTCCCCCCGCGGCGCCGCAGAAGC GGGACATGCACGATTTCTTCGTGGGACTCATGGGGAAGCGAGCAGCGGAGCCCGGGCGAGCGACGGGGCGGGGGAGCGGCGGCCCGGccccccggtgctccccgggaccccccgcgcCCGGCGAGGCCCCGCTGCGGGCGGCTTGA